In Vicinamibacterales bacterium, the following proteins share a genomic window:
- the glsA gene encoding glutaminase A translates to MIRRINVFAVAALVALAGFGAVSMTAQSAGPQQAVDAAFAKYKDLKEGKNADYIPALAKVDPNLYGIALVTVDGKVYTAGDIKTEVSIQSISKVFTMAQVIQEQGLDSVEKRIGVDATGARFNSIIAVEAVKVVAGTGAPEMNPLVNPGAISATSMVKGSTADDVWKKIIGFNDDAAGRQLSVLQDVYKSESDSNQRNQAIGALMLAYGYIKDNWQQAVDLYTRQCSIGVNAKDLAMMAATLADSGKNPVTGKQVLDSGKVPGVLAVMATAGLYDDSGKWLYHTGLPAKSGVGGGIIAVSPGKFGIAVVSPPLDDAGNSIRAQKAIADISNALGGNPYAAAGRRAGGQ, encoded by the coding sequence ATGATTCGACGCATCAACGTGTTCGCAGTGGCCGCGCTCGTGGCGCTCGCCGGCTTCGGCGCCGTCAGCATGACCGCGCAGTCCGCCGGCCCGCAGCAGGCGGTCGACGCGGCGTTCGCCAAGTACAAGGATCTCAAGGAAGGCAAGAATGCCGACTACATCCCGGCGCTCGCCAAGGTCGATCCCAACCTCTACGGAATTGCCCTGGTCACCGTCGACGGCAAGGTCTACACGGCTGGCGACATCAAGACTGAAGTCTCGATCCAGTCGATCTCCAAGGTGTTCACGATGGCGCAAGTCATCCAGGAGCAGGGGCTCGATTCGGTCGAGAAGCGCATCGGAGTCGACGCCACCGGCGCGCGCTTCAACTCGATCATCGCGGTCGAGGCGGTCAAGGTCGTCGCCGGGACCGGCGCGCCGGAAATGAATCCGTTGGTCAACCCCGGCGCCATTTCCGCCACCAGCATGGTCAAGGGCTCGACCGCCGACGACGTCTGGAAGAAAATCATCGGGTTCAACGACGACGCGGCGGGCCGCCAGCTGAGCGTCCTGCAGGACGTCTACAAGTCCGAGTCCGACAGCAACCAGCGCAACCAGGCGATCGGCGCGCTGATGCTCGCCTACGGTTACATCAAGGACAATTGGCAGCAGGCCGTCGACCTCTACACGCGGCAGTGCTCGATCGGCGTCAACGCCAAAGACCTGGCGATGATGGCAGCGACGCTGGCGGACAGCGGCAAGAATCCGGTCACCGGCAAGCAGGTGCTCGACTCCGGCAAGGTGCCGGGCGTGCTGGCCGTGATGGCCACCGCCGGTCTTTACGACGACTCCGGGAAGTGGCTCTATCACACGGGCCTGCCGGCGAAGAGCGGCGTCGGCGGCGGCATCATTGCCGTCTCGCCCGGCAAGTTCGGCATCGCCGTCGTCTCGCCGCCGCTCGACGATGCCGGCAACAGCATCCGTGCCCAGAAGGCCATCGCCGACATCTCGAACGCGCTCGGCGGGAATCCCTACGCCGCGGCAGGCCGGAGGGCCGGCGGGCAGTAA
- a CDS encoding DcaP family trimeric outer membrane transporter codes for MSVRIAIRAVARGALLVACVAVPVTAARAQGTGPSPEPAAATQSAPDAKPSFDIYGFAMLDMGHNFTQIDPDWYDTLRLTKLPAVKDEFGKDNSTFSGVRQSRLGFKSSTPTELGDLKTTFEFELFGTGVDSGQTTFRLRHAWGELGHFGAGQYWSPFTDPDAFPNSLEYWGPTGLAWYRNVQVRWTPVSDAHKTFMVALERPGASGDGGVYADRIELQNIKPRFPVPDFSAAFKEMAGWGYLRIAGQLRYIKWDDTLADAFDLSGSTTGWGINLSSNVNAGKHDVLRLAFVSGAGIQNAMNDSPVDVGIKLQPGNTVTPITGEAVPIEAVSLFLDHSWNAKTTTAIGYSMQDNHNTDGQAPDAFHIGHYMLGNVLYSPVKNAMVGGEFQWGRRENNSDGFHSDGVKIQFSFKYNFSVKLGGQ; via the coding sequence ATGTCAGTTAGGATAGCGATTCGAGCGGTCGCGCGCGGCGCGCTGCTCGTGGCGTGCGTCGCCGTGCCGGTTACGGCGGCACGCGCGCAGGGGACAGGTCCGTCGCCGGAACCGGCCGCCGCCACACAATCGGCCCCGGACGCCAAGCCAAGCTTTGACATCTATGGCTTCGCCATGCTCGACATGGGCCACAACTTCACCCAGATCGATCCCGACTGGTACGACACCCTCCGCCTGACCAAGCTGCCGGCGGTGAAGGATGAATTCGGCAAGGACAACAGCACGTTTTCCGGCGTGCGCCAGAGCCGCCTCGGGTTCAAGTCGTCGACGCCGACCGAGCTCGGCGATCTCAAGACGACGTTCGAGTTCGAGCTGTTCGGCACCGGGGTCGACTCCGGGCAGACGACGTTCCGCCTGCGCCACGCGTGGGGCGAACTGGGGCACTTCGGGGCCGGCCAGTACTGGAGCCCGTTCACGGATCCCGATGCCTTTCCGAACTCGCTCGAGTACTGGGGCCCGACCGGTCTCGCCTGGTACCGCAACGTCCAGGTCCGCTGGACGCCGGTCAGCGATGCCCACAAGACGTTCATGGTCGCGCTGGAGCGTCCCGGCGCCAGCGGCGACGGCGGCGTCTACGCCGACCGCATCGAGCTGCAGAACATCAAGCCGCGGTTTCCGGTCCCTGACTTCTCGGCAGCGTTCAAGGAGATGGCAGGATGGGGCTACCTGCGCATCGCCGGCCAGCTGCGCTACATCAAGTGGGATGACACGCTCGCCGACGCGTTCGATCTCTCGGGCAGCACGACCGGCTGGGGCATCAACCTGTCCTCGAACGTCAACGCCGGCAAGCACGATGTGCTGCGGCTGGCCTTCGTTTCCGGGGCCGGCATCCAGAATGCGATGAACGATTCGCCGGTCGACGTCGGCATCAAGCTGCAGCCGGGCAACACGGTCACGCCGATCACCGGCGAGGCCGTCCCGATCGAAGCGGTCAGCCTCTTTCTCGATCACTCGTGGAACGCCAAGACGACGACAGCCATCGGCTACTCGATGCAAGACAACCACAACACCGACGGTCAGGCGCCCGACGCGTTTCACATCGGCCACTACATGCTGGGCAACGTCCTTTACTCGCCCGTCAAGAACGCGATGGTGGGCGGCGAATTCCAGTGGGGCCGCCGCGAGAACAACTCGGACGGATTCCACAGCGACGGCGTGAAGATCCAGTTCTCGTTCAAGTACAACTTCTCGGTCAAGCTCGGAGGCCAGTAA
- a CDS encoding amidohydrolase family protein, with product MTRTLGALTLALLALTRQAPADAPDQFYDSHFHLTNYIQQGITPQQFLQIMGTRVGRSTLFGIPLQQQWSYNNSGEFAPTYYLQSDAPLYYYSFTDAYIAAVYTKLPAAERTRFDPMITGFNPADMYAVDHIKRVLTTFPGVFSGIGEFSIHKEFVSSKVSGETASLTNPALDRILDFAAESGLVVILHSDIDMPFSKVDAEPVYLTQMKSLLKRHSRTSIIWAHTGLGRVVHPASVSAESAERPPNHIEIVQAMLADPALAHVNFDISWDEVAKYAVSSPETAARTAALLNKYPDRFLFGTDTVAPSGPAPYYAVFDMWAPVFRQLTPDASFKVRKGNYTRIFDEGRRRVRDWEKAHVS from the coding sequence ATGACACGCACGCTTGGCGCTCTCACGCTCGCGCTGCTGGCACTCACGCGCCAGGCGCCGGCCGACGCGCCCGACCAGTTCTACGACTCGCACTTCCACCTGACCAACTACATCCAGCAGGGGATCACGCCGCAGCAGTTCCTGCAGATCATGGGAACGCGGGTCGGCCGCTCGACGCTCTTCGGGATTCCGCTGCAGCAGCAGTGGTCCTACAACAACTCGGGGGAGTTCGCGCCGACTTACTACCTGCAGAGCGACGCGCCCCTCTATTACTACTCGTTCACCGACGCGTACATCGCCGCCGTCTACACAAAGCTGCCGGCCGCCGAGCGGACGCGCTTCGACCCGATGATCACCGGCTTCAACCCGGCCGACATGTACGCGGTCGATCACATCAAGCGGGTGCTGACGACGTTCCCAGGTGTGTTCAGCGGCATCGGCGAGTTCAGCATCCACAAGGAATTCGTGTCGTCGAAGGTCTCGGGCGAAACCGCCAGCCTGACCAATCCGGCGCTCGACCGCATCCTCGATTTCGCCGCCGAGTCGGGACTCGTCGTGATCCTGCACAGCGACATCGACATGCCGTTCTCGAAGGTCGATGCCGAGCCGGTCTACCTGACGCAGATGAAGTCGCTGCTCAAGCGGCACTCGCGGACGTCGATCATCTGGGCGCACACCGGCCTCGGACGCGTCGTGCACCCCGCGTCCGTATCGGCGGAATCGGCCGAGCGGCCGCCGAACCACATCGAGATCGTCCAAGCGATGCTCGCCGATCCGGCGCTCGCGCACGTGAATTTCGACATTTCGTGGGACGAGGTCGCCAAGTATGCCGTGTCGTCGCCCGAGACGGCGGCGCGCACCGCAGCGCTCCTCAACAAGTATCCGGACCGTTTCCTCTTCGGGACCGACACGGTGGCGCCGTCGGGTCCCGCGCCGTACTACGCGGTGTTCGACATGTGGGCGCCGGTCTTTCGTCAACTCACGCCCGACGCCAGCTTCAAGGTGCGCAAGGGCAATTACACACGGATCTTCGACGAGGGCCGTCGTCGCGTCCGCGATTGGGAGAAAGCACATGTCAGTTAG
- a CDS encoding DUF3011 domain-containing protein, with product MLVVVLLSASPARAQQTSPAPATPAQAPPTPPGATQITVSCVSKAGERTQCAADTSSGVVLVRSSGTAACLLGKTWGYDQTSIWVSDGCSADFATASTVEAVSTKIGAPRYIPNGGFLLFDGEKGQMYLRLFSYARYLNQRNLDESYVDAFGNSHTVQRRQDIQLQKWFSPFSGWFLTPKMRYYLYVWSANTSQGDPAQVVGAGNLTWAFNRYVNVGAGITSLPSVRSTEGQFPYWLGVDDRLIGDEFFRGSYTSGVWLKGEVKTKFKYMAMFANNLSTLGVSAAQLDNKFDTQSFMLQWLPTTGEFGPWAGYGDYEGHEKLATRVGIHYTHSLEDKQSQPGTDGIENTQIRLSDGSIVFTPDLFGPGVTVNEVDYRMSSIDAGLKYKGLAIEGEAYWRWLRNFEGVNTAGIPDVNDSGYQMQTSAMPIPKILQTYFSWSQIFGGAYGDDWEVRGGGNWFPMKERGIRINGEWMYVNRSPVGYTAYPYPVGAKGPVFHLNFEMNF from the coding sequence GTGCTCGTAGTCGTTCTCCTCTCTGCCAGTCCGGCAAGGGCGCAACAGACGTCGCCCGCCCCTGCGACCCCGGCACAGGCGCCGCCCACGCCTCCTGGCGCGACGCAGATCACCGTATCGTGCGTCTCGAAAGCCGGTGAACGGACGCAGTGCGCGGCCGATACGTCGTCGGGCGTCGTGCTCGTGCGATCGAGCGGCACTGCCGCCTGCCTCCTCGGCAAAACGTGGGGCTACGACCAGACGAGCATCTGGGTGTCGGACGGCTGCAGCGCCGACTTCGCCACGGCGAGCACGGTGGAAGCGGTGTCCACGAAAATCGGCGCCCCGCGCTACATCCCCAACGGCGGGTTCCTGCTCTTCGATGGCGAAAAAGGCCAGATGTATCTGCGCCTCTTCAGCTACGCCCGGTATCTGAATCAGCGCAACCTCGACGAAAGCTACGTCGACGCGTTCGGCAACTCGCACACGGTGCAACGCCGCCAGGACATCCAGCTGCAGAAATGGTTCTCGCCGTTCTCCGGATGGTTCCTGACCCCGAAGATGCGGTACTACCTGTACGTCTGGTCCGCCAACACGTCACAAGGGGATCCGGCGCAGGTCGTGGGCGCCGGCAACTTGACCTGGGCGTTCAACAGATACGTCAATGTCGGCGCCGGCATCACGTCGCTCCCGAGCGTGCGCAGCACGGAAGGACAGTTCCCGTACTGGCTTGGTGTCGACGACCGCCTGATTGGGGACGAGTTTTTCAGAGGCTCGTACACGTCCGGCGTCTGGCTGAAAGGCGAAGTCAAAACCAAGTTCAAGTACATGGCGATGTTCGCCAACAACCTGAGCACGCTCGGTGTCAGCGCCGCGCAACTCGACAACAAGTTCGACACCCAGTCGTTCATGCTGCAGTGGCTGCCGACGACCGGGGAGTTCGGCCCGTGGGCTGGGTACGGCGACTACGAAGGCCACGAGAAGCTCGCGACACGCGTGGGCATCCACTACACCCACAGCCTCGAGGACAAGCAGAGCCAGCCGGGCACTGACGGCATCGAGAACACGCAGATTCGCCTCAGCGACGGCAGCATCGTCTTTACACCAGATTTGTTCGGCCCCGGCGTCACGGTCAACGAAGTCGACTACCGGATGTCGAGCATCGATGCCGGCCTCAAGTACAAGGGGCTGGCGATCGAGGGCGAAGCCTACTGGCGCTGGCTTCGCAACTTCGAAGGGGTCAACACGGCGGGCATACCAGACGTCAACGACAGCGGTTATCAGATGCAGACGTCGGCGATGCCGATCCCGAAAATCCTCCAGACCTACTTCAGCTGGTCGCAGATTTTCGGCGGCGCCTACGGCGACGACTGGGAAGTGCGCGGCGGCGGCAACTGGTTTCCGATGAAGGAGCGCGGCATCCGCATCAACGGCGAGTGGATGTACGTCAACCGGTCGCCGGTCGGCTACACCGCGTACCCCTATCCGGTCGGGGCGAAAGGGCCGGTGTTCCACCTCAACTTCGAGATGAACTTCTGA
- a CDS encoding MFS transporter, translated as MRRERKAATVGWLVMAVYYFYQYTLRSAPAVMMPQLSAAFGLTAAGVASMAGLFYYGYSPFSLVAGIAMDRLGPRRVVPIGAAAVGIGALLFASGNTALANAGRLLQGAGGVFALVGAAYIATTNFPASRAATLIGATQMFGMAGGSAGQFVVGPMIASGMPWNTFWAAMGIAGVAIAVLLYLLLPARAAEERVTHGSPWTAFGVVFRNPQSILCGIIAGLIFIPTTIFDMVWGVRFLQEAHGVEYGTAVLRSATVPCGWIIGCPFLGFLSDRIGRRRPVIAGGAGVLLACLAWILYGTPGVFPPYVLGLVAGIASGAAMLPYTVIKEANPPEFSGTSTGVVNFVNFTFSALLGPVFAGLLVAASGGADQMSLEHYQSAFQPLLYGVALAIVLTFFLRETGPAGRTAIPVEAMATP; from the coding sequence GTGAGAAGGGAGCGTAAAGCCGCGACGGTCGGCTGGCTGGTTATGGCGGTGTACTACTTCTACCAGTACACGCTGCGATCGGCCCCGGCCGTCATGATGCCGCAGTTGTCGGCAGCGTTCGGCCTGACCGCCGCCGGTGTGGCGTCGATGGCGGGCCTGTTCTACTACGGCTATTCGCCGTTCAGCCTGGTCGCCGGCATCGCCATGGATCGTCTGGGGCCGCGTCGGGTCGTCCCCATCGGCGCCGCCGCGGTCGGGATCGGCGCGCTGCTCTTCGCCTCGGGCAACACGGCGCTCGCCAATGCCGGGCGCCTCCTGCAGGGCGCCGGCGGCGTGTTCGCGCTCGTCGGAGCCGCCTACATCGCCACCACCAACTTTCCGGCGTCGCGCGCCGCCACGCTGATTGGCGCGACCCAGATGTTCGGCATGGCGGGCGGCTCCGCAGGGCAGTTCGTCGTCGGTCCGATGATCGCGTCCGGCATGCCCTGGAACACCTTCTGGGCCGCCATGGGGATCGCCGGCGTCGCGATCGCGGTCTTGTTGTATCTGCTGCTGCCGGCCCGCGCCGCCGAAGAGCGGGTTACGCACGGCAGCCCGTGGACCGCCTTTGGCGTGGTCTTCCGCAACCCGCAGTCGATCCTCTGCGGCATCATCGCCGGGCTGATCTTCATTCCGACCACCATCTTCGACATGGTCTGGGGCGTGCGGTTCCTGCAGGAGGCGCATGGGGTCGAGTACGGCACCGCGGTGCTGCGATCCGCCACCGTGCCCTGCGGGTGGATCATCGGCTGTCCATTCCTCGGATTCCTGTCGGATCGCATCGGCCGCCGCAGGCCGGTGATCGCCGGCGGCGCGGGTGTGCTGCTGGCATGTCTCGCGTGGATTCTCTACGGAACCCCCGGCGTGTTCCCGCCATACGTGCTCGGGCTGGTCGCCGGCATTGCCTCAGGGGCGGCCATGCTGCCTTACACGGTCATCAAAGAAGCGAACCCGCCGGAGTTCAGCGGCACCTCGACGGGCGTCGTCAACTTCGTCAACTTCACGTTCAGCGCGCTGCTCGGTCCGGTCTTCGCCGGTCTGCTCGTCGCCGCGAGCGGCGGCGCCGATCAGATGTCACTCGAACACTACCAGTCAGCGTTTCAGCCGCTGCTCTACGGGGTCGCGCTGGCAATCGTGCTGACCTTCTTTCTCAGGGAGACGGGACCAGCCGGCCGCACGGCGATACCCGTCGAGGCAATGGCCACTCCATGA
- a CDS encoding phosphate acetyltransferase codes for MTTQTGTGKYEQLLLRCAKLDPVATAVAHPCEASALAGAMDAAAQGLIVPILVGPAAKIRDVAAAAGIDLGATRIVDAVHSQAAATTAVGLIRAGEADLLMKGSLHTDELLAAVIARETGLRTGRRLSHVFIMDVPTYHKVLVVTDAAINIAPTLEDKADIVQNAIDLCRSLGLSRPKVAILAAVETVTSKMPATLDAAALCKMAERGQITSGMLDGPLAFDNAISREAARTKGITSEVAGDPDVLLAPDLEAGNILAKLLTFLANADSAGLVLGARVPIVLTSRADSVRSRIASCAVAVLAAHARRRDGGVAAV; via the coding sequence ATGACCACACAGACCGGCACGGGCAAGTACGAACAGCTCCTCCTGCGGTGCGCGAAGCTCGATCCCGTCGCCACCGCCGTCGCCCATCCGTGCGAAGCGAGCGCCCTCGCGGGCGCCATGGACGCGGCCGCCCAGGGACTGATCGTCCCGATTCTCGTCGGTCCCGCGGCCAAGATCCGCGACGTCGCGGCGGCGGCGGGCATCGACCTTGGTGCGACCCGCATCGTCGACGCGGTCCACAGCCAGGCCGCGGCGACGACGGCGGTCGGCCTGATCCGCGCCGGCGAAGCGGATCTGCTGATGAAGGGCAGCCTGCATACCGACGAACTGCTCGCCGCGGTGATCGCGCGCGAGACGGGGCTGCGCACCGGACGCCGGCTCAGTCACGTGTTCATCATGGACGTCCCGACGTACCACAAGGTGCTGGTGGTGACCGACGCCGCGATCAACATCGCGCCGACGCTCGAAGACAAGGCCGACATCGTCCAAAACGCCATCGATCTGTGCAGGTCGCTCGGCCTGTCGCGGCCCAAGGTGGCGATCCTGGCGGCCGTCGAGACGGTCACCTCGAAGATGCCGGCCACGCTCGACGCCGCGGCGCTGTGCAAGATGGCCGAGCGCGGGCAGATCACGTCGGGTATGCTCGACGGCCCGCTCGCCTTCGACAACGCGATCAGCCGCGAGGCGGCCCGGACGAAGGGCATCACGTCCGAGGTCGCCGGCGACCCCGACGTCCTGCTGGCGCCGGATCTCGAGGCGGGCAACATTCTCGCCAAGCTGCTCACCTTCCTGGCCAACGCCGACAGTGCCGGCCTCGTGCTCGGCGCGCGCGTGCCGATCGTGCTGACGAGCCGCGCTGACAGCGTTCGCTCCCGCATCGCGAGCTGCGCCGTCGCAGTGCTGGCCGCGCACGCGAGGCGGCGCGACGGCGGCGTCGCGGCCGTTTAG
- a CDS encoding acetate/propionate family kinase gives MDAYALVLNAGSSSLKFCVYRSSEPKVWRVEARGQIDGIGSAPKFTAKNEAGERIAGDPLEASVTDGRAALDLLGGWLRGRYAGAKVVGVGHRVVHGGARYRGPTVVTPAVLADLRELVPLAPLHQPYNLDAIEAAAEQLPGVPQVACFDTSFHRGQAAVAELVPLPREIRDRGVQRYGFHGLSYEYIASALPTIAPAIADGRVIVAHLGSGASLCAMKQRRSVDSTLGFTALDGLCMGTRPGALDPGVVLYLFQALGMTPKDVETLLYKKAGLLAISGISNDMRDLIGNEAPAARLAVDFFVYRAAKEIGALAAALGGLDALVFTAGIGENSPEIRRRICEASAWLGVELDAAANAGGRTRISTDGCRVSAWVIPTNEELMIARHTGAVLGLIDAPA, from the coding sequence ATGGACGCCTATGCGCTGGTCCTCAACGCCGGCTCGTCGAGCCTGAAGTTCTGCGTCTATCGCAGCTCCGAGCCGAAGGTGTGGCGGGTCGAGGCGCGCGGCCAGATCGACGGCATCGGCAGTGCGCCGAAGTTCACCGCGAAGAACGAGGCCGGAGAGCGCATCGCCGGCGATCCGCTGGAGGCGTCCGTGACGGACGGGCGCGCGGCGCTCGACCTGCTGGGCGGCTGGCTGCGCGGCCGCTACGCCGGCGCGAAGGTGGTCGGCGTCGGCCACCGCGTCGTCCACGGCGGCGCGCGCTATCGCGGGCCGACGGTGGTGACCCCGGCGGTGCTCGCCGACCTGCGCGAGCTCGTTCCGCTCGCGCCGCTGCACCAGCCCTACAACCTCGACGCGATCGAAGCCGCGGCGGAGCAGCTGCCGGGCGTGCCGCAGGTCGCGTGCTTCGACACGAGCTTTCACCGGGGCCAGGCCGCGGTCGCCGAGCTCGTGCCGCTGCCGCGCGAGATTCGCGACCGGGGCGTGCAGCGCTACGGCTTTCACGGCCTCTCGTACGAGTACATCGCCTCGGCGCTGCCGACGATCGCACCCGCGATTGCCGACGGTCGGGTGATCGTCGCCCACCTCGGGAGCGGCGCCAGCCTGTGCGCGATGAAACAGCGCCGGAGCGTCGACTCCACGCTGGGATTCACCGCGCTCGACGGGCTGTGCATGGGGACGCGGCCTGGAGCGCTGGATCCCGGGGTGGTCCTCTACCTGTTCCAGGCGCTCGGCATGACGCCGAAGGACGTCGAGACGCTGCTCTACAAGAAGGCGGGGCTGCTCGCGATCTCGGGCATCAGCAACGACATGCGCGATCTGATCGGCAACGAGGCGCCCGCCGCACGGCTGGCCGTCGACTTCTTCGTCTACCGGGCAGCGAAGGAGATCGGCGCGCTCGCGGCCGCACTCGGCGGGCTCGACGCGCTGGTCTTCACCGCCGGCATCGGCGAGAACTCGCCGGAAATTCGCAGGCGCATCTGCGAAGCGTCTGCGTGGCTCGGAGTCGAGCTCGACGCCGCGGCGAACGCCGGCGGCCGGACTCGTATCTCAACCGACGGCTGCCGTGTCTCCGCCTGGGTGATTCCAACCAACGAAGAGCTGATGATCGCCCGGCACACCGGCGCCGTGCTCGGGCTGATCGACGCACCCGCGTAA
- the pflB gene encoding formate C-acetyltransferase: protein MTPSQWRGFQSGMWQKEIDVRDFIQQNYEPYHGDGAFLAGPTPRTEKIWLTLQALFVEERRKGVLDVSQIPSSITAHAPGYIDRENETIVGLQTEAPLKRAIMPNGGLRMVVSALKTYGYEPDPHVVEAFSKYRKTHNEGVFDAYTADIRKCRRSHVLTGLPDAYGRGRIIGDYRRVALYGVNRLIASKQEEKAALDAEPSTEAVIRDREELSEQIRALQELIRMAAAYGFDISGPAGTAKEAVQWLYFAYLGGVKEQNGAAMSLGRVSTFLDVYFARDLAEGVLTEAQAQEIVDDFVIKLRIVRFLRTPEYDELFAGDPTWVTESIGGMGDDGRTLVTKTSFRVLQTLYNLGPAPEPNLTIWYTPRLPEGFRRFSAKVAIDTSALQFESDDIMRRAWGDDGAIACCVSPMLMGKQMQFFGARANLAKCLLYAINGGRDEVNGEQIAPAAAPVAGDYLDFDDVIERFERAMDWLAGVYVNAMNVIHYMHDKYAYERLEMALHDYAPLRTMAFGMAGLSVVADSLSAIKFARVRVIRDETGLVVDYATEGSFPFFGNNDNRVDRIASWIVSTFMNKLRRHPTYRNAVHTQSILTITSNVVYGKATGNTPDGRRKGEPFAPGANPMHGRDSHGVHASAASVAKIPYRDAQDGISLTTSVVPGGLGRSEDDRLTNLTAILDAFFGSTGYHMNVNVLNREMLLDAMDHPEKYPSLTIRVSGYAVNFVRLNRDQQMDVINRTFHGADAVA from the coding sequence ATGACACCGTCCCAGTGGCGAGGATTTCAGAGTGGCATGTGGCAGAAGGAGATCGACGTTCGCGATTTCATCCAGCAGAACTACGAGCCGTACCACGGCGATGGCGCCTTTCTCGCCGGCCCTACCCCGCGGACCGAGAAGATCTGGCTGACCCTGCAGGCCCTCTTCGTCGAGGAGCGGCGCAAGGGCGTGCTCGACGTGTCACAGATCCCGAGCTCGATTACCGCGCACGCTCCCGGCTATATCGATCGCGAGAACGAAACGATTGTCGGCCTGCAGACAGAGGCGCCGCTCAAGCGCGCGATCATGCCCAACGGCGGGCTGCGCATGGTGGTCAGCGCGCTGAAGACCTACGGCTACGAACCCGACCCGCACGTCGTCGAAGCCTTTTCCAAGTACCGCAAGACCCACAACGAGGGAGTCTTCGACGCCTATACGGCCGACATCCGCAAGTGCCGGCGGTCGCACGTCCTGACGGGTCTGCCGGACGCCTACGGGCGCGGCCGCATCATCGGCGACTATCGCCGGGTGGCGCTCTACGGCGTCAACCGGTTGATCGCCAGCAAGCAGGAGGAGAAAGCGGCGCTCGACGCGGAACCGTCGACCGAGGCCGTCATTCGCGATCGCGAGGAGCTGTCCGAGCAGATCCGCGCCCTGCAGGAGCTGATCCGGATGGCGGCCGCCTATGGGTTCGACATCAGCGGCCCGGCCGGGACCGCGAAAGAGGCCGTGCAGTGGCTGTACTTCGCCTATCTCGGCGGGGTCAAGGAACAGAACGGCGCGGCGATGTCGCTCGGCCGCGTCTCGACCTTCCTCGACGTCTACTTCGCGCGCGATCTGGCCGAGGGGGTACTGACCGAGGCGCAGGCGCAGGAGATCGTCGACGACTTCGTGATCAAGCTGCGCATCGTCCGCTTCCTGCGCACTCCGGAGTACGACGAGCTCTTCGCCGGCGACCCGACCTGGGTCACCGAGTCGATCGGCGGCATGGGAGACGACGGGCGGACGCTGGTGACGAAGACCAGCTTCCGCGTGCTGCAGACGCTCTACAACCTCGGGCCCGCGCCGGAGCCGAACCTGACCATCTGGTACACGCCGCGGCTGCCGGAAGGATTCCGGCGTTTCTCCGCCAAGGTGGCGATCGACACGAGCGCGCTCCAGTTTGAGAGCGACGACATCATGCGCCGGGCCTGGGGCGACGACGGGGCGATTGCCTGCTGCGTATCGCCGATGCTGATGGGCAAGCAGATGCAGTTCTTCGGCGCGCGCGCCAACCTCGCCAAGTGCCTGCTCTACGCGATCAACGGCGGCCGCGACGAGGTGAACGGTGAGCAGATCGCGCCAGCCGCCGCGCCGGTCGCCGGCGACTACCTGGATTTCGACGACGTGATCGAGCGCTTCGAACGGGCGATGGACTGGCTGGCGGGCGTCTACGTGAATGCGATGAACGTCATCCACTACATGCACGACAAGTACGCCTACGAGCGCCTCGAGATGGCGTTGCATGACTACGCGCCGCTTCGGACGATGGCCTTCGGTATGGCGGGCCTGTCGGTCGTCGCCGACAGCCTGTCGGCGATCAAGTTTGCCAGGGTCAGGGTGATCCGCGACGAGACGGGGCTGGTCGTCGACTACGCCACCGAGGGTTCGTTCCCGTTCTTCGGCAACAACGACAACCGCGTCGATCGGATTGCCTCCTGGATCGTGTCGACGTTCATGAACAAGCTGCGCCGGCACCCGACCTACCGTAACGCGGTGCACACGCAGTCCATTCTCACCATTACCTCGAACGTGGTCTACGGGAAGGCGACGGGGAACACGCCTGACGGCCGGCGCAAGGGAGAGCCCTTCGCGCCGGGAGCCAACCCGATGCACGGCCGCGACAGCCACGGCGTCCACGCCTCGGCGGCCTCGGTTGCCAAGATTCCGTACCGCGACGCCCAGGACGGCATTTCGCTGACCACGAGCGTCGTGCCTGGCGGGCTCGGCCGCAGCGAGGACGATCGCCTGACCAATCTCACGGCGATCCTCGACGCCTTCTTCGGCAGTACGGGTTACCACATGAACGTGAACGTGCTCAATCGCGAGATGCTGCTCGATGCCATGGACCATCCGGAGAAGTACCCGAGCCTGACCATCCGCGTCTCGGGCTACGCCGTCAACTTCGTCCGTCTGAACCGCGATCAACAGATGGACGTGATCAACCGCACGTTCCACGGCGCCGACGCCGTCGCCTGA